The following DNA comes from Bradyrhizobium sp. SK17.
CCTTGAACAGCACCGCGTTCACCGAATTGGGCGCCAGCGCGAGGTTGACGCGCTTGGTCAGCTCTTCCTTGAGGCGGAACAGGCCGGCCGAGCCGTTGAGATCGCTCGGACGCAGTTCGCGCATGTAGGTCTGGAACAGGTCGGTGACCCGCGGCAGCGCCGGCTTGATCGCCTCGGCCTGCTTCTCTTCCTTCACCTCGAGCACGAGCTTCAGCTTGAGATACTGCACCCGCTCGCCGGGGGCGCCGACCAGATTGACCAGCATGTCCGGCACGTCGACGAAGCTTGGCGGCTTCGGCGGCGGCGCCGCCTCGGCATGCTGCTCGTCGCCATGGCCGCGCATGAAGAAGAACCAGCCGCCTGCGCCCGCGCCGAGCACGACGAGGAAGCCGACGACGGCAATGATCAGCTTGAGCTTGCCCTTCTTCGGAGCGGCCGCGCCTTCGCCGCCATCCGTCTTTTCCTCGTCCGCCATCGTCCGCTCGCTTCACTCTGAAGGATGCGAACGCGATTTGCCCCAGCCTTGGCCTGAAGACGCAATACAAATGCCGCCGGCGCACACGCGCCCCACTGCGGCAACGCTAGGGCCCGAATGGTTAACGGAAGATTAGGATTTACCATCCACTAGGAAAAAACTGCCGGGCAAACATGGTCAACAAGACCTTTCTGCCGCCCGTTGGGGCGCCCGGAAAAACACCTAATCAATTGAAA
Coding sequences within:
- the fliL gene encoding flagellar basal body-associated protein FliL, which encodes MADEEKTDGGEGAAAPKKGKLKLIIAVVGFLVVLGAGAGGWFFFMRGHGDEQHAEAAPPPKPPSFVDVPDMLVNLVGAPGERVQYLKLKLVLEVKEEKQAEAIKPALPRVTDLFQTYMRELRPSDLNGSAGLFRLKEELTKRVNLALAPNSVNAVLFKEVVIQ